One window of Armatimonadota bacterium genomic DNA carries:
- the argC gene encoding N-acetyl-gamma-glutamyl-phosphate reductase, which yields MINVSVIGASGYGGGEVVRLLLGHPEVRLRHLVAETRAGEPFAELFPNVRGFVHGRTEALDPEAVAADSDVVFLALPNGVAMTLVPRLGDRVKVIDLGADFRFRSAQAYQRWYGVAHTAPALLEEAAYGLPELHRPRIRRARIVGNPGCYPTAALLAMAPLLQSGLARSTGIVIDAKSGVSGAGRAASSRTHFSEVNENVFAYSTPGHRHSGEIEQELRALAGDAGFTFTPHLVPMTRGILATVYLQPVRRVSREEAEAALREAYGGEPFVRVLEGESLPQTKATLGSNFCDLAVRVDGTSGVLIAFGAIDNLVKGAAGQAVQNMNLLFGFPEELGLRAPALFP from the coding sequence TTGATCAACGTCAGCGTCATTGGAGCGTCGGGGTACGGCGGCGGCGAGGTGGTGCGCCTGCTGCTGGGCCACCCGGAGGTGCGCCTGCGCCATCTGGTGGCGGAGACGCGGGCGGGGGAGCCGTTCGCCGAGCTCTTCCCCAACGTGCGGGGCTTCGTCCACGGGCGCACCGAGGCCCTGGACCCAGAGGCAGTGGCGGCGGATTCGGACGTGGTCTTCCTGGCCCTGCCCAACGGGGTGGCCATGACCCTGGTGCCGCGACTGGGGGACCGGGTAAAGGTCATCGACCTGGGAGCGGATTTCCGCTTCCGCTCGGCGCAGGCGTACCAGCGGTGGTATGGGGTGGCGCACACGGCACCCGCCCTCCTGGAGGAGGCGGCGTACGGCCTGCCGGAGCTGCACCGCCCCCGGATCCGGCGCGCCCGCATCGTGGGCAATCCCGGCTGCTACCCCACGGCGGCGCTGCTGGCCATGGCGCCGCTGCTGCAAAGCGGCCTGGCCCGCTCCACCGGCATCGTGATCGACGCCAAGTCGGGTGTCTCCGGTGCGGGGCGTGCCGCCTCCAGCCGCACCCACTTCTCCGAGGTCAATGAAAACGTCTTCGCCTACTCCACTCCCGGGCACCGGCACAGCGGGGAGATCGAGCAGGAGCTGCGCGCTCTGGCGGGGGATGCCGGCTTCACCTTCACCCCGCACCTGGTGCCCATGACCCGGGGCATCCTAGCGACGGTCTACCTGCAGCCGGTGCGGCGGGTGAGCCGGGAGGAGGCGGAGGCAGCGCTGCGCGAGGCGTACGGCGGTGAGCCCTTTGTCCGCGTGCTGGAGGGGGAGAGCCTGCCCCAGACCAAGGCCACCCTGGGGAGCAACTTCTGCGACCTCGCCGTGCGGGTAGACGGTACGAGCGGGGTGCTGATCGCTTTCGGCGCCATCGACAACCTGGTGAAGGGCGCGGCCGGGCAGGCGGTGCAGAACATGAACCTGCTGTTCGGCTTCCCCGAGGAGCTGGGGCTGCGTGCCCCGGCGTTGTTCCCATGA
- the prmA gene encoding 50S ribosomal protein L11 methyltransferase has product MEQDEGPAAVAAAGVGRRSAGYLLLTVDAPAEAREAVAALLHELPTGGVIEEEGTAGLVRLRAYLRAEAAGGPQAQGAGGGLDELCRRLAALPSFGLGAIPPTLSLKEAAEEPWATSWREHYHAFPVGRRLWVVPTWERPDLPADAVPIRLDPGMAFGSGLHSSTQLCLQLLEEHLQPGWSVADVGTGSGILAVAAAKLGAARVLAVDHDPLAVEVARSNVAHNHVQQTVEVVLGDLLAPLDVPVDLILANLTASAVISLTPEIVPRLRPGGRAILSGITDLREADVRQALGGAGLRPLQVAAAGEWRAFLAAVAEP; this is encoded by the coding sequence GTGGAACAAGATGAAGGACCTGCTGCAGTAGCCGCTGCGGGAGTCGGTCGTCGCTCCGCGGGCTACCTGCTGCTCACCGTGGATGCGCCTGCCGAGGCCCGTGAGGCGGTGGCCGCCCTGCTGCACGAGCTGCCCACCGGCGGGGTGATCGAGGAGGAAGGGACCGCCGGCCTGGTGCGCCTGCGCGCCTACCTGCGGGCGGAGGCGGCTGGCGGGCCGCAGGCTCAGGGAGCTGGCGGGGGACTTGATGAGCTCTGTCGTCGGCTGGCCGCCCTGCCTTCCTTTGGGCTGGGGGCCATTCCGCCCACGCTATCCCTGAAGGAGGCAGCGGAGGAGCCCTGGGCCACCTCCTGGCGGGAACACTACCACGCCTTCCCGGTGGGCCGGCGCTTGTGGGTGGTGCCAACCTGGGAGCGTCCGGACCTCCCTGCGGACGCTGTCCCCATCAGGCTCGATCCGGGGATGGCGTTTGGCAGCGGACTGCACTCCTCGACGCAACTGTGCCTGCAGTTGCTGGAGGAGCACCTGCAGCCCGGGTGGAGCGTCGCTGATGTCGGCACCGGCTCGGGCATCCTGGCGGTGGCAGCGGCGAAGCTCGGCGCCGCCCGTGTCCTGGCTGTGGACCACGACCCCCTGGCGGTGGAGGTGGCGCGGAGCAACGTGGCGCACAATCACGTGCAGCAGACGGTGGAGGTCGTGCTGGGCGACCTCCTGGCTCCCCTGGACGTGCCGGTCGACCTCATCCTGGCCAACCTGACGGCTAGTGCGGTAATCTCCCTGACTCCAGAGATCGTCCCACGCCTGCGCCCTGGTGGGCGGGCCATTCTTTCGGGGATCACCGACTTACGTGAGGCGGATGTGCGACAGGCCCTGGGTGGTGCGGGCCTGCGCCCCCTCCAGGTGGCCGCCGCAGGCGAGTGGCGCGCCTTCCTGGCGGCTGTGGCCGAACCGTGA
- the argB gene encoding acetylglutamate kinase: protein MSTARGGPGNTDRAAVAAEGTLIARGLQYVGAWRGRTVVVKYGGSVLTHPAGTVVEDLVLLQAAGIHPVLVHGGGPEISRLLERLGHTPRFVDGLRVTDEETLEVVEMVLSGRANKALVGRIIQAGGNAVGLSGRDGRLFVAAPLRTPPGLGRVGQITAVHPELVHLLTGSGYIPVIASVGGDGAGGALNLNADHAAAALAQALGASKLIMLTDVEGVYREADGRQELLSVLTVEEARALVAEGAVAGGMIPKVEACLAAIQGGVASAHIISGEVPHALLVELFTEEGIGTMLVPQRRNG from the coding sequence ATGAGCACGGCCAGGGGAGGTCCCGGGAACACTGACCGCGCCGCGGTGGCCGCCGAGGGGACGCTGATCGCCCGCGGCCTGCAGTACGTGGGCGCCTGGCGCGGCCGCACCGTTGTCGTCAAGTACGGCGGCAGCGTGCTGACCCATCCTGCCGGCACGGTGGTGGAGGACCTGGTGCTGCTGCAGGCGGCGGGGATCCACCCGGTCCTGGTGCACGGCGGGGGGCCGGAGATCTCGCGCCTGCTGGAGCGCCTGGGGCACACACCCCGCTTCGTGGACGGCCTGCGCGTCACCGACGAGGAGACGCTGGAGGTTGTGGAGATGGTCCTCTCCGGAAGGGCGAACAAGGCCCTGGTGGGCCGGATCATCCAGGCGGGAGGCAACGCAGTGGGCCTCTCCGGCCGGGACGGGCGTCTCTTCGTGGCGGCACCGCTGCGCACCCCGCCCGGTCTGGGGCGGGTGGGGCAGATCACGGCGGTCCACCCCGAGCTCGTCCACCTGCTCACCGGCAGCGGCTACATCCCCGTGATTGCTTCTGTCGGCGGTGACGGGGCCGGGGGGGCCCTCAACCTCAACGCCGACCACGCCGCGGCCGCGCTGGCCCAGGCTCTGGGCGCCAGCAAGTTGATCATGCTCACGGACGTAGAAGGAGTCTACCGGGAGGCTGACGGCCGGCAGGAGCTGCTCTCGGTGCTCACAGTGGAGGAGGCGCGGGCGCTGGTGGCCGAGGGTGCCGTCGCCGGAGGGATGATCCCCAAGGTGGAGGCGTGCCTGGCGGCCATCCAGGGCGGCGTGGCCTCCGCCCACATCATCAGCGGTGAGGTGCCGCACGCCCTGCTGGTGGAGCTGTTCACCGAGGAGGGGATAGGCACCATGCTGGTGCCGCAGCGGAGGAACGGATGA
- a CDS encoding acetylornithine transaminase produces the protein MTEHSAGSGESVEAGRHAAAGERVGAGTRTEAVARLSAQVLMPTYRRAPVAFTRGEGVRLYDLEGRAYLDFVGGIATSSLGHAHPRLVRAIAEQAARLLHVSNLYLISEQAELARWLTTRSGLDRAFFCNSGAEANEAAIKLVRRFHHVRGTGRFEIIVAAGAFHGRTLATLAATPVARYQEGFGPLPEGFRVVPFNDPGALAAAVTARTAAIMLEPVQGEGGVHPATPEYLAAARSLCDAHGLLLVLDEVQTGMGRTGTLFAFQGYGVSPDMVTLAKGLGGGVPIGALLARQEVAEAFQPGTHGSTFGGNPLACAAALAVAQTVEEEGLVAHAATVGEMLQEGLRLVGERSGAISAVRGRGLLVGADLDREAAPVVEACRHRGLLVNGVQPRTLRFAPPLVVSAAEVQEALTILEAALQAVPAAQGGEGR, from the coding sequence ATGACAGAGCACAGCGCGGGGAGCGGGGAATCGGTGGAGGCCGGACGACACGCGGCCGCCGGGGAGCGCGTGGGTGCAGGGACACGCACCGAGGCCGTGGCCCGGCTGAGCGCCCAGGTGCTGATGCCCACCTACCGCCGGGCACCGGTGGCCTTTACCCGGGGCGAAGGGGTCCGCCTCTACGACCTGGAGGGACGGGCCTACCTGGACTTTGTCGGCGGCATCGCCACCAGCAGCCTGGGGCACGCCCACCCGCGGCTGGTGCGGGCGATTGCCGAGCAGGCGGCCCGCCTGCTGCACGTGAGCAACCTCTACCTCATCTCCGAGCAGGCGGAGCTGGCGCGCTGGCTGACCACCCGCAGCGGACTGGACCGCGCCTTCTTCTGCAACAGCGGCGCGGAGGCCAACGAGGCGGCGATCAAGCTGGTGCGGCGCTTCCACCACGTCCGCGGCACGGGCCGCTTTGAGATCATCGTGGCGGCGGGAGCGTTTCACGGCCGCACCCTGGCCACCCTGGCGGCGACCCCGGTAGCCCGCTACCAGGAGGGCTTCGGCCCCCTCCCCGAGGGGTTCCGCGTCGTCCCGTTCAACGATCCCGGGGCGCTGGCCGCTGCCGTCACCGCGCGCACCGCGGCCATCATGCTGGAGCCTGTCCAGGGGGAAGGCGGCGTCCACCCGGCGACCCCGGAGTACCTGGCGGCCGCCCGGTCCCTGTGCGACGCCCACGGACTGCTGCTGGTCCTGGACGAGGTGCAAACCGGGATGGGGCGGACCGGGACGCTCTTCGCCTTTCAGGGTTACGGGGTCTCCCCCGACATGGTCACCCTGGCCAAGGGGCTGGGCGGGGGCGTGCCCATCGGTGCCCTGCTGGCTCGGCAGGAGGTGGCGGAGGCCTTCCAGCCGGGGACTCACGGGTCCACCTTTGGGGGCAACCCGCTGGCCTGCGCGGCGGCGCTGGCGGTGGCGCAAACGGTGGAGGAGGAGGGTCTGGTGGCGCATGCGGCGACTGTGGGCGAGATGCTGCAGGAGGGGCTGCGCCTGGTGGGAGAGCGCAGCGGGGCTATCAGCGCCGTACGTGGCCGCGGGCTGCTGGTGGGGGCGGATCTGGACCGGGAGGCGGCCCCCGTGGTGGAGGCCTGCCGCCACCGGGGGCTGCTGGTCAACGGGGTCCAGCCGCGGACGTTGCGCTTTGCTCCGCCGCTGGTGGTCAGTGCGGCGGAGGTGCAGGAGGCTCTGACGATCCTGGAAGCGGCGCTGCAGGCGGTGCCGGCGGCGCAGGGAGGAGAAGGGCGATGA
- a CDS encoding 16S rRNA (uracil(1498)-N(3))-methyltransferase translates to MTHRFLVSPGVLRGEQVVLPPAESRHAATVLRLRPGERVVVFDGRGEEADVELTAVGPRAVAGRVVARRSGVRPSIAITLVQG, encoded by the coding sequence GTGACCCACCGGTTCCTGGTCTCCCCCGGCGTGCTGCGGGGGGAGCAGGTGGTCCTCCCGCCGGCGGAGTCACGCCATGCGGCCACGGTGCTGCGGCTGCGGCCCGGCGAGCGGGTGGTCGTCTTCGACGGTCGGGGCGAGGAGGCGGACGTGGAGCTGACCGCAGTCGGCCCGCGCGCTGTGGCCGGGCGGGTCGTGGCCAGGCGCAGCGGCGTCCGTCCCTCCATTGCCATCACGCTGGTGCAGGG
- the argJ gene encoding bifunctional glutamate N-acetyltransferase/amino-acid acetyltransferase ArgJ: MIARVLPGDVTSARGVRAAGGHCGIKPERPDLALVVTEAPAAAAACFTTNRVQAAPVLVSREQIRNGRAQAVVINSGNANACTGTRGLRDAWEMVELAAEALGIAQELVLVASTGVIGVPLPMERLRTGIPSLAAELGPYGERAAEAILTTDAFPKTGAVQVEVGGRVVTLGGMAKGAGMIHPRMATTLAVVTTDAAVTPLLLQQALRAAVERSFNRISVDGDTSTNDTIFLLATGASGAPVLRSPQDQGFAAFQEALQALTGHLARLVVRDGEGATKVVEVVITGATSDQDARRAGEAVATSPLVKTALHGMEPNWGRILAAVGRSGAEVDPTRVAVTIGGVRLVEGGEGNGERMAAAAEAMRAAEFRIEVDLGLGEGTWSGWTCDLTEAYVRLNSGYMT, encoded by the coding sequence ATGATTGCTCGCGTGCTGCCCGGCGACGTCACCTCCGCTCGCGGCGTGCGTGCCGCCGGCGGGCACTGCGGCATTAAGCCGGAGCGGCCTGACCTGGCGCTGGTGGTCACCGAGGCCCCGGCTGCTGCCGCCGCCTGCTTCACCACCAACCGGGTGCAGGCGGCGCCGGTCCTGGTGAGCCGGGAACAGATCCGCAACGGCCGCGCCCAGGCGGTGGTGATCAACAGCGGCAACGCCAACGCCTGCACGGGCACCCGGGGGCTGCGCGACGCCTGGGAGATGGTGGAGCTGGCGGCGGAGGCGCTGGGGATCGCCCAGGAGCTGGTGCTGGTGGCCAGCACAGGGGTGATCGGTGTGCCTTTGCCCATGGAGCGGCTGCGCACCGGGATCCCCTCGCTGGCGGCGGAGCTGGGTCCGTATGGGGAGCGGGCGGCGGAGGCCATCCTGACCACGGACGCCTTCCCCAAGACTGGCGCGGTGCAGGTGGAGGTGGGGGGCCGGGTTGTGACCCTGGGGGGAATGGCCAAGGGCGCCGGGATGATCCACCCGCGCATGGCCACCACCCTGGCTGTGGTCACCACCGACGCGGCCGTGACTCCACTCCTGCTGCAGCAGGCGCTGCGCGCCGCCGTGGAGCGCTCCTTCAACCGCATCAGTGTGGACGGCGATACCAGCACCAACGACACCATATTCCTGCTGGCCACCGGCGCCTCTGGCGCGCCGGTGCTGCGCTCCCCGCAGGACCAGGGATTTGCCGCCTTCCAGGAGGCCCTGCAGGCGCTGACCGGCCATCTGGCCCGGCTGGTCGTCCGCGACGGAGAAGGGGCCACCAAGGTGGTCGAGGTGGTGATCACCGGGGCAACCAGTGACCAGGACGCCCGACGTGCTGGCGAAGCCGTGGCCACCTCGCCGCTGGTGAAGACCGCCCTGCACGGGATGGAGCCGAACTGGGGACGGATCCTGGCCGCGGTGGGCCGCTCCGGGGCGGAGGTGGATCCGACACGGGTGGCGGTGACCATAGGCGGAGTGCGCCTGGTAGAGGGAGGGGAGGGAAATGGCGAGCGGATGGCGGCGGCCGCGGAGGCCATGCGCGCCGCCGAGTTCCGCATCGAGGTCGACCTGGGCCTGGGGGAGGGTACCTGGAGCGGGTGGACCTGCGATCTCACCGAGGCGTACGTGCGGCTGAACAGCGGGTACATGACATGA
- a CDS encoding RsmE family RNA methyltransferase encodes KGSKMDTIVRMGTEVGVARFVPVLTRRAVARPAAARVERWRRIAAAAAKQSGRSTVPRVDAPRPLEELWPELAGSLILLPWEGERSRSLGEVLRAHAGVGAVTICIGPEGGWSETEVHSAASHGAHPVTLGPLILRTETAGLVAAAMVLYELTLRPP; translated from the coding sequence AAGGGCAGCAAGATGGACACCATCGTGCGCATGGGCACCGAGGTGGGGGTGGCCCGATTCGTACCGGTCCTCACCCGGCGGGCGGTGGCCCGTCCGGCGGCAGCTCGCGTGGAGCGCTGGCGGAGGATCGCTGCGGCGGCGGCGAAGCAGAGCGGTCGCAGCACCGTCCCTCGGGTGGACGCACCGCGGCCCCTGGAGGAGCTGTGGCCGGAGCTGGCCGGGTCCCTGATTCTCCTGCCGTGGGAGGGGGAGCGCAGCCGCTCCCTGGGGGAGGTGCTGCGGGCGCATGCGGGGGTCGGCGCCGTGACCATCTGCATCGGTCCCGAAGGCGGGTGGAGCGAGACTGAGGTGCATAGTGCCGCCTCCCACGGAGCGCACCCGGTGACCCTGGGTCCGCTGATCCTGCGCACGGAGACGGCGGGCCTGGTGGCGGCAGCCATGGTCCTCTACGAGCTGACCCTGCGGCCACCCTAA